One window of the Yamadazyma tenuis chromosome 6, complete sequence genome contains the following:
- the SPO75 gene encoding sporulation-specific protein 75 (COG:S; EggNog:ENOG503NVVQ), with protein MGVFYSPKFQQFLNTTQTGLAHSSSGAELSLLTRSLCTSLSLCIIQLAMFCFFRNIFKSLYQPRSYFVPQDERVEPAESGFLNWVIPTLSTNIDYYLCLGLDTYFFVRYISMMLLFFLVVGALNIVVLVPINTSGSSSEFKASGLDRLSLSNISSSKVHLLNGHFIMSLMTIGFFHLMIVYEMESVIKIRKSYLSSKRHRSSVVSKILLITHIPTELLDIERLKSELSIIPGGVKNIWFLSDYKKINVSVREAKEAVYELEVGEIKFIKKYHKKVGNNRYKHYTVMRQLKPKFYPPISINTKLPFGNISLNINIPGLLRFFIFQKKVDQIDWSVERIKKAKKAIEKEKVLLASEQLKKFNTVFVQFNTQSGAYTAHQVLLSQSQGCMDKTVIEVHPRDVQWNNLTKENSATLLVQRYLVTLLCICLIMLYIIPVSFIGLISQVPLLTKLLPFLGWVYSLPEEVRNCFSSILPSLFLSILTSVMMITFRFLTYYKGKLTGAEIEIDLQRWYFSFLFIQQFLVVTISSSITVIFKQIVDQPTSIPVMLATNLPKAATFFYKFIAVRALSFCGNNFLRIDQLILRNTFYKLWDKTPRQKLVRETTLLPIKWGTTYPIYSVYAAIGLTYTIISPLISVFVVLILFLVLTYYKYSLRYIYSHINESETYGRLYPSALLHLYAGIYCLECCMIGVFFLSKDASGNFPMNSHGWIMSLILLMTVFGNTTLYNRYHRYFSYLPIINDREYPDDPLGTDLSSNYQMLYLHPNFKYEIPRVWLPSDDLEVAHTEARHLEDNEGIESIVIPGSTIKFGWRNRFSEIVVRQGPPDFK; from the coding sequence ATGGGCGTGTTCTACTCCCCCAAGTTTCAGCAATTCCTCAACACCACCCAAACTGGTCTTGCCCATTCGTCTTCGGGAGCTGAGTTATCGCTTCTAACGAGAAGTTTGTGCACTTCACTTTCACTATGCATTATTCAATTGGCCATGTTCTGTTTCTTTCgaaacatcttcaagtcacTTTATCAACCACGAAGCTACTTTGTTCCACAAGATGAAAGAGTTGAGCCTGCTGAACTGGGATTTTTGAACTGGGTCATACCAACTTTGTCTACAAACATAGACTATTATCTTTGTTTAGGACTTGATACCTACTTCTTTGTGAGATATATAAGCATGATGCTCTTATTCTTTTTAGTTGTGGGGGCTTTGAATATCGTGGTTTTGGTGCCTATTAATACATCCGGTAGCAGTCTGGAATTTAAAGCATCTGGACTTGACCGGTTGAGTTTGTCTAATATTTCATCCTCCAAAGTCCATCTTTTAAACGGTCATTTTATCATGAGCCTAATGACTATTGGATTTTTTCATTTGATGATTGTGTACGAGATGGAAAGCGTGATTAAAATTCGGAAGAGTTAcctttcttcaaagagaCACAGATCCTCAGTTGTCtccaagattttgttgataacCCACATACCCACAGAATTACTTGATATAGAGAGGTTGAAGTCAGAACTTTCCATAATCCCTGGAGGAGTGAAGAATATATGGTTCTTAAGTGACTACAAGAAAATTAATGTTAGTGTCAGAGAAGCAAAGGAAGCGGTGTATGAATTGGAGGTGGGGGAAATAAAATTCATAAAGAAATACCATAAAAAAGTGGGCAACAACCGGTACAAACATTATACAGTAATGAGACAATTGAAACCCAAATTTTATCCTCCGATAAGTATAAACACTAAGCTTCCTTTTGGCAATATCAGCCTAAACATCAATATTCCTGGACTTCTCAGGTTTTTCATATTCCAAAAgaaagttgatcaaatagATTGGagtgttgaaagaatcaagAAAGCAAAGAAAGCCATagagaaagaaaaggttcttcttgCCTCAGAACAGCTCAAGAAGTTTAACACAGTGTTTGTACAGTTCAATACCCAGTCTGGAGCTTACACTGCCCATCAGGTGTTGTTGTCACAATCACAAGGATGTATGGACAAAACAGTGATTGAGGTTCACCCTAGGGATGTACAATGGAATAACTTAACGAAGGAGAATCTGGCAACATTATTGGTCCAACGGTATTTGGTTACATTGCTTTGTATCTGCCTAATCATGTTGTACATTATTCCTGTCTCATTCATTGGTCTAATTTCCCAAGTACCTTTATTGACCAAGCTTTTACCCTTTTTAGGCTGGGTGTATTCGTTACCAGAAGAGGTCAGAAACTGTTTTTCCAGTATTTTACCCAGTCTTTTCTTGTCTATTCTTACTtcggtgatgatgataacgTTCAGATTCTTGACCTATTACAAGGGAAAGCTCACTGGGGCAGAAATCGAAATTGACCTACAAAGATGGTATTTCAGctttcttttcatccagcagtttttggtggttACTATTCTGTCCAGTATTACTGtaatcttcaaacaaattgTTGACCAACCCACTTCCATTCCCGTGATGTTAGCAACAAATTTACCCAAGGCAGCTACTTTTTTCTACAAGTTTATAGCTGTGAGGGCACTAAGTTTTTGTGggaacaacttcttgagaatTGACCAGTTGATATTGAGAAACACCTTTTACAAGTTATGGGACAAGACACCCAGGCAAAAGTTGGTGAGAGAGACAACACTCTTACCAATAAAGTGGGGTACCACATACCCCATTTATTCTGTTTATGCAGCCATTGGGTTGACATACACCATTATTTCACCGTTGATTTCCGTTTTCGTGGTGCTAATTTTATTTCTTGTATTGACATACTACAAATACTCGTTAAGATATATTTACAGCCACATAAATGAGTCAGAAACATACGGAAGACTCTACCCTTCGGCATTGTTACACCTTTATGCGGGAATCTACTGCTTGGAATGTTGTATGATAGGAGTGTTTTTCTTGCTGAAAGACGCATCAGGAAACTTTCCTATGAACTCACACGGATGGATTATGTCACTCATTCTACTAATGACAGTATTTGGAAACACCACACTATATAACAGGTATCACCGATACTTCTCATATCTACCTATCATCAATGACCGAGAATACCCAGATGACCCACTTGGCACAGACCTCAGTTCCAATTATCAGATGCTTTACTTGCACCCAAATTTCAAGTACGAAATTCCCAGGGTTTGGCTTCCTTCAGACGACTTGGAAGTCGCCCATACCGAAGCCAGGCACTTGGAAGACAATGAAGGAATAGAGTCAATAGTAATTCCTGGATCAACAATTAAGTTTGGCTGGCGAAATCGGTTCCTGGAGATAGTTGTGAGACAAGGGCCTCCAGACTTCAAGTGA
- the TRM5 gene encoding tRNA(m(1)G37)methyltransferase (EggNog:ENOG503NUHF; COG:A; BUSCO:EOG09262I0R), giving the protein MTELDRSFFQKSATLLVACFPDPSKLGQFVKECKKDILYLPSVKHIVAVGSMKGVLLREDINDLETYKNKLSEKTTEKIKEFGILVKPYEFHMDYNFWRADDILRAVLPENLLDELPTGFAQAGHVAHINLREEFKPYGKLIGQVILDKNSKVETVVDKVDTIDTQFRTFKMKVLAGRHDLVVEQSESGCKFTFDFSKVYWNSRLSTEHDRLISQFAPCSVVGDVFAGVGPFVVPAGKKNVFVLANDLNPESFKYLEYNIKANRTQDFVQSFNLDGRQFIRESPQLLLKWANEVKSVSQKKLIKKRKISQDKPAEYKVTTFDIPKYISNYVMNLPDSALTFLDEFVSLYSRDPEVEKIVKEIPDFKLPIVNVHCFEKFSATEPEPPMEELHRRVHAKIVKLIDHALPFEECEFHLVRKVAPTKPMFCVTFTLPKDVVFRKVE; this is encoded by the coding sequence ATGACCGAGTTGGACCGGTCTTTTTTCCAGAAACTGGCTACCTTGCTTGTAGCCTGTTTCCCAGACCCCAGCAAATTGGGACAGTTTGTAAAGGAGTGCAAAAAGGACATTTTGTACTTGCCTTCGGTCAAGCACATTGTGGCCGTTGGAAGCATGAAGGGCGTACTTTTGAGAGAAGATATAAATGATCTTGAAACATATAAAAACAAACTTTCTGAAAAGACCACTGAAAAAATCAAGGAATTCGGCATTTTGGTTAAACCCTATGAATTTCACATGGACTATAACTTTTGGAGAGCAGACGACATTTTACGGGCAGTTTTACCCGAAAATTTGTTGGATGAGCTTCCCACTGGTTTTGCTCAGGCTGGGCATGTTGCTCACATAAACTTGCGGGAAGAGTTCAAGCCGTACGGCAAATTGATAGGCCAGGTGATCTTGGATAAGAACAGTAAGGTTGAAACTGTTGTTGACAAGGTCGATACCATCGACACCCAATTTAGAACTTTCAAGATGAAAGTTTTGGCGGGTAGACAcgatttggtggtggagcaGAGTGAAAGTGGGTGTAAGTTCACCTTTGACTTCAGCAAAGTGTACTGGAATTCAAGGTTAAGTACCGAGCATGATAGACTTATATCCCAATTCGCACCTTGTTCGGTCGTTGGAGATGTTTTTGCAGGCGTGGGGCCATTCGTAGTACCAGCCGGAAAGaaaaatgtgtttgtgttggCCAACGACTTAAACCCAGAATCGTTCAAGTACCTCGAGTACAATATCAAGGCGAACCGCACACAAGACTTTGTACAAAGCTTCAATTTGGACGGTAGACAGTTCATTAGAGAGTCTCCTCAATTATTGTTGAAATGGGCCAACGAAGTCAAATCTGTGAGCCAAAAGAAACTCATTAAAAAGAGGAAGATTTCGCAAGATAAGCCCGCTGAGTACAAGGTCACAACGTTCGATATCCCAAAGTACATCAGCAACTACGTCATGAATCTTCCTGACAGTGCGTTGACATTCTTGGATGAGTTTGTTAGCTTGTACTCGAGAGATCCCGAAGTTGAAAAGATCGTCAAAGAAATCCCCGACTTTAAGCTTCCGATTGTCAATGTCCATtgttttgaaaaattctcTGCTACAGAACCTGAACCTCCAATGGAAGAATTGCATAGAAGAGTTCACGCTAAAATCGTGAAACTTATTGACCATGCACTACCCTTTGAAGAGTGTGAATTCCACTTGGTAAGAAAGGTGGCACCCACAAAGCCCATGTTCTGTGTGACTTTTACTTTACCCAAAGACGTGGTTTTCAGAAAAGTAGAGTAA
- a CDS encoding uncharacterized protein (EggNog:ENOG503Q04V), producing MSADSQPITLDEFQVSVQELPDDALVSVRTQLTNSVAKLEATNAHLGVEIEGLTEDDDDAKLYAEVVRENTEVLDRQRQRVGVIDTELERDSGDAGGNGDAGGNGDAGGNGDAGGNGDAGGNGDAGGNGDAGGNGDAGGNGDAGGNGDAGGNGDAGGNGDAGGNGDAGGNGDAGGNGDAGGNGDAGGNGDAGGNGDAGGNGDAGGNGDAGGNGDAGGNGDAGGNGDAGGNGDAGGNGDAGGNGDAGGNGDAGGNGDAGGNGDAGGNGDAGGNGDAGGNGDAGGNGDAGGNGDAGGNGDAGGNGDAGGNGDAGGNGDAGNSGADSGIYL from the exons atgtCAGCCGATTCCCAGCCTATTACATTAGATGAGTTCCAGGTGTCTGTGCAAGAGTTACCGGACGATGCACTTGTTTCGGTGAGGACACAGCTCACCAACTCGGTGGCGAAGTTGGAGGCTACCAACGCTCATTTGGGGGTCGAGATTGAGGGTTTGACTgaggatgacgatgatgCGAAGCTTTATGCGGAGGTGGTGAGAGAGAATACTGAAGTTTTGGACAGGCAGAGGCAGAGGGTAGGGGTGATAGACACAGA GTTAGAGCGAGATTctggtgatgctggtggtaatggtgatgctggtggtaatggtgatgctggtggtaatggtgatgctggtggtaatggtgatgctggtggtaatggtgatgctggtggtaatggtgatgctggtggtaatggtgatgctggtggtaatggtgatgctggtggtaatggtgatgctggtggtaatggtgatgctggtggtaatggtgatgctggtggtaatggtgatgctggtggtaatggtgatgctggtggtaatggtgatgctggtggtaatggtgatgctggtggtaatggtgatgctggtggtaatggtgatgctggtggtaatggtgatgctggtggtaatggtgatgctggtggtaatggtgatgctggtggtaatggtgatgctggtggtaatggtgatgctggtggtaatggtgatgctggtggtaatggtgatgctggtggtaatggtgatgctggtggtaatggtgatgctggtggtaatggtgatgctggtggtaatggtgatgctggtggtaatggtgatgctggtggtaatggtgatgctggtggtaatggtgatgctggtggtaatggtgatgctggtggtaatggtgatgctggtggtaatggtgatgctggtggtaatggtgatgctggtggtaatggtgatgctggtggtaatggtgatgctgggAATTCTGGTGCCGATTCTGGCATATATCTTTAG
- the RPN6 gene encoding 26S proteasome regulatory subunit rpn6 (EggNog:ENOG503NU6M; BUSCO:EOG092630YS; COG:O), with the protein MSASSEALIEARELASNGHYAEAETKYWDIISEKSNDGQPSHKVLQEQESGILELGKIYQSQNQPQKLSDLITKSRAVLGKFAKSKTAKIVKTLIEDFDTLTDTIDLQITSTRECIDWAIENKLSFLRQSLQLKLSSLLYTKGSYQESLKFITELLREYKKLDDKSSLVEVQLLESKIYHALRNIPKSRASLTGARTSANSIYCPTLLQAELDCQSGILNSEEGDYKTAFSYFYESFEGYNSQDAPEAITVLKYMLLTKVMLNLVDDINNILGHKNVMKFQSKDIDAMKAIADAYSNRSLKDFESALLTYSTELKSDPIIKNHFNALYDNLLEQNLLKIIESYSCVELSHISKTIGLNLQQVEGKLSQMILDKVFYGVLDQGNGWLNIYDEPKKDSTYEASLDLVKHLSSVVDLLYEKASSLN; encoded by the coding sequence atgtcaGCATCCTCTGAAGCGTTGATTGAAGCCAGAGAGTTGGCTTCCAACGGCCACTACGCCGAAGCAGAAACAAAGTATTGGGACATCATATCGGAAAAGTCCAATGACGGCCAGCCCTCTCACAAGGTGCTCCAGGAACAAGAACTGGgaatcttggagttgggAAAGATATACCAAAGTCAAAACCAGCCCCAGAAGTTGAGCGACTTGATCACAAAGTCGAGGGCTGTGTTGGGAAAGTTTGCAAAGTCCAAGACTGCCAAAATCGTCAAGACCTTGATCGAGGACTTTGATACCTTGACTGATACCATTGATTTGCAAATCACTTCTACAAGAGAATGCATTGATTGGgccattgaaaacaagttgtcATTCTTGAGGCAATCGTTacagttgaagttgtctTCATTGTTGTACACAAAGGGCCTGTACCAAGAGAGTTTAAAATTCATCACTGAGTTGTTGAGGGAAtacaagaagttggatgaCAAGTCTtcgttggtggaggtgcAGTTGTTGGAATCGAAGATTTACCATGCGTTGAGGAACATCCCCAAGTCAAGGGCTTCATTGACTGGCGCCAGAACCTCGGCCAATTCCATTTACTGTCCTACTTTATTACAGGCTGAATTGGATTGCCAGAGTGGTATATTGAACTCGGAGGAAGGTGACTATAAGACCGCCTTTTCCTACTTCTATGAGAGTTTTGAAGGGTACAATTCCCAAGACGCCCCCGAGGCCATAACGGTGTTGAAATATATgttgttgaccaaagtcatgttgaacttggtggatgaCATTAACAATATCTTGGGACATAAAAACGTCATGAAGTTCCAGTCCAAGGACATTGATGCCATGAAGGCCATAGCTGACGCCTACTCAAACAGATCCTTGAAAGATTTCGAATCGGCCTTATTGACATATTCCACCGAATTGAAGTCTGATCCTATTATTAAGAACCACTTTAACGCCTTGTATGACAATCTATTGGAACAGaatctcttgaagattATCGAGAGTTACAGCTGTGTGGAGTTGTCCCACATCTCCAAGACAATAGGCTTGAACTTGCAACAGGTGGAAGGAAAGTTGTCGCAAATGATCTTGGATAAGGTGTTCTATGGGGTTTTGGACCAAGGTAATGGCTGGTTAAACATCTATGATGAACCAAAGAAGGATTCCACCTATGAAGCgtctttggatttggtcaaGCATTTATCCAGTGTGGTTGATTTATTGTATGAGAAGGCTTCTTCATTAAACTAA
- the rrp4 gene encoding Exosome complex component rrp4 (EggNog:ENOG503NWAX; COG:J): MDVSDVISISKPSIARTNVIDSDVEMSDTETNGAEQTSIVTPGELVTDDPVWMKGHGTYFLNDNIYSSVAGNVSRVNRLLSAKQDAILMLGSVNLPGGVLRRKSESDELQMRNFLKEGDLLNAEVQSVFSNGSASLHTRSLKYGKLRNGIFLTVPSRLVVKSKNHTHKLSGDVSVILGINGFIWLSKTSTSNFTNNESNIAGNRVQSAIDGQGSYNPGVGSVSITRLEEESSWEIYSDKNEFIPTTVRDTITRYYNVIRALSYGELGITDQRITMGYQASLQYANVGKLVDKDAMEQICDDVITNEKMRGNL, encoded by the exons ATGGATGTATCTGACGTTATAAGTATAAGCAAACCCAGTATTGCTAGGACCAACGTCATCGATTCGGACGTGGAAATGTCGGACACGGAAACCAACGGTGCCGAGCAGACTTCGATTGTCACCCCAGGAGAACTTGTCACTGACGATCCGGTTTGGATGAAGGGCCATGGAACGTACTTTTTAAACGATAACATATACTCATCGGTTGCAGGAAACGTACTGAGAGTCAACCGGTTGTTGA GTGCAAAACAAGATGCGATCTTGATGCTAGGATCAGTGAATTTGCCGGGCGGAGTGTTGAGAAGAAAGTCTGAGAGTGATGAGCTCCAGATGcgaaacttcttgaaagagggtgatttgttgaatgcTGAAGTGCAAAGTGTTTTCAGTAATGGCAGTGCATCGCTTCACACCCGGTCCTTGAAGTATGGGAAACTCAGAAACGGGATATTTTTGACAGTACCGTCCAGATTGGTGGTCAAATCAAAGAACCACACGCACAAGCTCTCGGGCGACGTAAGCGTGATCTTGGGGATCAACGGGTTCATTTGGTTGAGTAAGACCAGCACCTCcaatttcaccaacaatgaAAGCAACATCGCCGGCAACCGGGTCCAGTCGGCCATCGATGGCCAGGGATCGTATAATCCGGGTGTAGGGTCAGTACTGATCACTCGGTTGGAGGAAGAAAGTTCTTGGGAGATCTACAGCGACAAAAATGAGTTCATTCCCACCACCGTCAGAGACACCATCACTCGGTACTACAACGTGATTCGGGCCTTAAGCTACGGTGAGTTGGGTATTACTGACCAGAGAATCACCATGGGATATCAGGCCAGTCTTCAATACGCCAATGTGGGCAAGTTGGTGGACAAGGACGCAATGGAGCAAATCTGCGACGACGTCATAACGAACGAGAAGATGAGAGGAAACCTATAG
- the MRF1 gene encoding Peptide chain release factor 1, mitochondrial (EggNog:ENOG503NX8M; COG:J) — translation MQQEFSQLESKIAGGSYDAETNRKFSTVSGILEHLDRYNKDIATIEGLQEIQDPELMDDVQQELESILPNLMRSTTILQNKLLPPIKHADLPCILELRPGVGGSEAALFTADLANMYLNFANQMRWKHQVLSKHESSSGFVNEFILSVDEPGAYNRLRHESGIHRVQRIPATESKGRIHTSTAAVVVLPKFSDGDEKSLAADERSFKPGEVRVDTMRAGGKGGQHVNTTDSAVRLVHLPTGIMVMQQDERSQPRNKAKAFSILRARLAALERDKEVAEQKKLRTDQVSSTDRSDKIRTYNVPQNRVTDHRCNYSVHDVDGCMQGYRLGEIIDKVEEGEFEDRLQELIGHVGGGMVIEPCLEGDPAQQSSLINLRNCLAYHTNNNDLIMVKIVSGPQIQSQTLNLKIFDSENNLLRVSNNLVGEITIIMKNLNNDPIYDEGNSKRSRANIIDRLAFLKSDEHKAQQLLNNNKGKNLIYVCFDNLYSDKSWSFHPENREIELTVDLRDVSKMQGTDYNLYSKYFHKFQSTENSDHRMKDMSQVEFDDEIAVIENELNDVVENLKNSAIILKNIQLQESRLRDINEQIFAGYTFMTVLVLVAIVGFGIFQTVYVHRYLTKKVIY, via the exons ATGCAGCAGGAGTTCTCCCAACTTGAATCCAAAATCGCTGGCGGCAGCTACGACGCAGAAACCAACCGCAAATTCTCCACCGTCTCTGGAATTCTCGAGCACCTCGACCGCTACAACAAGGACATTGCTACCATAGAAGGCCTCCAAGAGATCCAAGATCCCGAATTGATGGACGACGTGCAACAGGAATTGGAATCCATTCTTCCCAACCTCATGCGCTCCACCACTATTTTACAAAATAAGCTCTTACCGCCCATTAAACACGCAGACCTACCGTGCATTCTCGAGTTACGTCCTGGGGTGGGTGGATCAGAGGCGGCGCTTTTTACCGCCGATTTGGCCAATATGTACCTCAATTTTGCCAATCAGATGCGGTGGAAACACCAGGTGCTTCTGAAACACGAGAGCAGCAGCGGCTTTGTCAATGAATTTATTCTCAGCGTGGACGAACCTGGTGCCTACAACCGGTTACGGCACGAGAGCGGAATCCATCGAGTGCAGCGGATTCCTGCCACGGAGTCCAAAGGTCGGATTCACACGTCGACAGCCGCGGTGGTGGTACTTCCCAAATTTAGCGATGGGGACGAGAAATCTCTTGCGGCAGACGAGCGCCTGTTTAAGCCGGGCGAGGTACGGGTCGATACGATGCGGGCGGGTGGCAAGGGTGGCCAGCACGTCAATACTACCGACTCGGCGGTGCGGTTGGTGCATCTTCCTACGGGGATCATGGTGATGCAGCAGGACGAACGATCACAGCCGCGGAACAAAGCCAAGGCATTTCTGATCTTGAGAGCCCGGCTTGCAGCGTTAGAGCGAGATAAGGAGGTTGCAgagcagaagaagcttcGGACGGATCAGGTGTCGTCTACCGATCGGTCCGACAAAATCAGAACTTATAATGTACCTCAGAACCGGGTGACGGACCATCGGTGTAACTATTCAGTACATGATGTGGATGGCTGTATGCAAGGGTACAGACTTGGAGAGATTATTGATAAGGTGGAGGAGGGAGAATTCGAGGACCGGTTGCAGGAGCTTATCGGGCACGTGGGTGGTG GGATGGTGATCGAACCGTGCTTGGAAGGAGACCCTGCCCAGCAGTCAAGCCTCATCAACCTAAGAAACTGTCTCGCCTACcacacaaacaacaacgaCCTCATCATGGTCAAGATCGTTAGCGGACCCCAAATCCAATCTCAGACCCTCAAcctcaagatctttgatTCCGAAAACAACTTGTTACGGgtttcaaacaacttggtgggcgaaatcaccatcatcatGAAAAACCTCAATAACGACCCCATATACGACGAGGGAAACCTGAAGCGGTCACGGGCCAATATCATTGACAGACTCGCATTCCTTAAGAGTGACGAGCACAAGGCTCAGCAGCTCTTGAACAATAACAAGGGCAAGAATCTCATCTACGTGTGTTTTGACAACTTGTATAGCGACAAGTCCTGGTCTTTCCACCCGGAGAACCGTGAAATTGAGTTGACTGTCGACTTGCGGGATGTGTCGAAGATGCAAGGGACCGATTATAACCTTTATTCAAAGTATTTCCACAAGTTTCAATCGACAGAGAATCTGGATCACCGAATGAAGGATATGAGCCAGGTGGAGTTTGACGATGAAATTGCCGTCATTGAGAACGAGTTGAACGACGTGGtcgaaaacttgaagaactcagccatcatcttgaaaaatattcAGCTCCAGGAATCTAGGTTGCGAGACATCAACGAACAGATCTTTGCTGGATACACCTTCATGACGGTATTAGTATTGGTAGCAATCGTGGGGTTTGGAATATTTCAGACCGTTTACGTCCACCGATATCTCACAAAGAAAGTCATCTATTAA
- a CDS encoding uncharacterized protein (EggNog:ENOG503P2D4; COG:Q), with protein sequence MRDRYYEDRQIEHIKKKYSVDPASLSEYEYLKLKANSNEKLRPREEKKYRLYQMMRKEFRRKNMLSKDVMFEPTPESLDQWYQQQARIGTKPIPEIEGQHEAVEVDSKEKVPLSNHDNPHIANPEDTTAFFEAKAADYDNEIKWEERAVLMGKRRKWLMKQLKGDTLEVACGTGRNIPYFEPAAVDSITFLDSSSKMMELTEEKFRQKHPRFKKAAFTVGKAEDLVELTKGNDDIKYDTIVEAFGLCSHEDPVKALRSMGQLLKPGGRIVLLEHGRGTWDFINNHLDFRSDKRMQTWACRWNLDIGELVDEAGLDVTYEKRVHFGTTWMLICKRPEDSISIDEKPFYNKLFGKDFEPIKKQ encoded by the coding sequence ATGAGAGATCGGTACTATGAAGATAGGCAAATCGAGCACATTAAAAAGAAGTATCTGGTGGATCCTGCAAGTCTTAGCGAATATGAGTATTTGAAGCTCAAGGCCAACAGCAACGAGAAGTTGCGTCCACGAGAAGAAAAAAAGTACCGGCTTTACCAGATGATGAGAAAAGAGTTCAGACGTAAGAACATGCTTTCCAAGGACGTGATGTTCGAGCCCACGCCCGAGTCTTTGGATCAGTGGTACCAGCAGCAGGCGCGGATTGGCACGAAGCCTATTCCCGAGATCGAGGGCCAGCACGAGGCGGTGGAGGTTGACAGCAAGGAAAAGGTCCCATTGTCGAACCATGACAATCCACATATTGCCAACCCCGAAGATACCACAGCGTTCTTCGAGGCCAAGGCCGCCGACTACGACAACGAGATCAAGTGGGAGGAACGGGCGGTTCTCATgggaaagagaagaaagtgGTTAatgaagcagttgaaaGGAGATACGCTTGAAGTGGCATGCGGAACCGGTAGAAATATCCCATATTTTGAGCCAGCAGCGGTGGACTCGATCACGTTCTTGGACTCATCGAGCAAGATGATGGAACTCACAGAGGAGAAATTTCGGCAAAAGCATCCCCGATTCAAGAAGGCCGCATTCACGGTGGGAAAGGCTGAAGATCTTGTGGAGTTGACCAAGGGTAACGATGATATCAAGTACGACACGATCGTGGAGGCATTTGGCTTGTGTTCACACGAGGACCCAGTCAAGGCTTTACGGAGCATGGGCCAGTTGTTGAAGCCTGGGGGGAGAATCGTGTTGTTGGAGCATGGCCGTGGTACCTGGGActttatcaacaaccacttGGACTTTAGGTCTGACAAGAGAATGCAAACGTGGGCATGTAGATGGAACTTGGACATTGGCGAGCTTGTGGATGAGGCTGGGCTCGACGTGACGTATGAAAAAAGGGTTCATTTTGGTACTACGTGGATGTTGATTTGTAAGAGGCCTGAGGATTCTATTAGTATTGATGAGAAGCCGTTTTATAACAAGTTATTTGGCAAGGACTTTGAGCCAATCAAGAAGCAGTAG